In Palleronia sp. LCG004, a single window of DNA contains:
- a CDS encoding pyridoxal phosphate-dependent aminotransferase, whose amino-acid sequence MRMSRRGQVDPFIVMDVMERARAAEAEGRHIVHMEVGQPGTPAPKGARDALRAAMDRGPLGYTVALGLPELRSRIARHYGERYGVDLDPARVVVTAGASAGFVLAFSALFDAGDRVALGLPGYPSYRHILKAMSLDPVGIQTRMENRFQPVPEEIPEDAAGLILASPGNPAGTMLDKEALGALIEACAGRDVALISDEIYHGIDYERRPVSALELADDVYVVNSFSKYFSMTGWRIGWMVVPEAHVRMVERLAQNMFICPSHASQVAALASFDCREELEANLAVYTANREAMIEGLAEAGFSRFAPPDGAFYVYADVSDLTDDALALSAEILDEAGVAVTPGLDFDPDRGGRMLRFSYAGSTEEIAEGLARLKRWREGRRA is encoded by the coding sequence ATGCGCATGTCCCGACGTGGTCAGGTGGACCCCTTCATCGTGATGGACGTGATGGAGCGCGCACGCGCGGCCGAGGCCGAGGGTCGCCATATCGTCCATATGGAGGTGGGCCAGCCGGGCACCCCCGCCCCGAAGGGCGCGCGCGACGCGCTTCGGGCGGCGATGGATCGCGGTCCGCTCGGCTATACCGTGGCGCTGGGCCTGCCGGAACTGAGGTCCCGGATCGCGCGGCATTACGGAGAGCGCTACGGCGTCGATCTCGACCCCGCGCGTGTCGTCGTGACGGCCGGGGCCTCGGCTGGGTTCGTGCTGGCGTTCTCGGCGCTCTTCGATGCGGGCGACCGGGTTGCGCTGGGCCTTCCCGGCTATCCGTCCTACCGTCATATCCTGAAGGCCATGAGCCTCGATCCCGTGGGGATCCAGACCAGGATGGAGAACCGTTTCCAGCCAGTCCCGGAGGAGATCCCCGAAGACGCGGCAGGCCTCATCCTCGCATCGCCGGGAAATCCCGCCGGCACGATGCTCGACAAGGAGGCGCTGGGTGCGCTGATCGAAGCCTGCGCCGGCCGGGACGTGGCACTCATCTCGGACGAGATCTATCACGGTATCGATTACGAGCGTCGTCCTGTTTCGGCACTGGAGCTTGCCGACGATGTCTATGTCGTGAATTCGTTTTCCAAGTATTTCTCGATGACCGGGTGGAGGATCGGCTGGATGGTCGTGCCCGAGGCGCATGTCCGTATGGTGGAACGGCTGGCGCAGAACATGTTCATCTGCCCCTCGCATGCGAGCCAGGTCGCCGCACTCGCTTCGTTCGACTGCCGCGAGGAGCTCGAGGCAAATCTTGCGGTCTATACCGCGAATCGCGAAGCGATGATCGAAGGCCTGGCGGAGGCGGGCTTTTCGCGCTTCGCACCGCCCGACGGGGCGTTCTACGTCTATGCGGACGTGTCGGATCTGACTGACGACGCGCTTGCCCTGTCGGCCGAGATACTGGACGAGGCCGGGGTCGCTGTGACGCCGGGGCTCGATTTCGATCCCGACCGCGGGGGGCGGATGCTGCGGTTTTCCTACGCAGGATCCACGGAGGAGATCGCGGAGGGGCTCGCCCGGCTCAAGCGCTGGCGCGAGGGTCGCCGGGCCTGA